TGGCTTCAAAGAAAGGTATTTGAGCGTTGGGTCCAGGGACATTATATTTTGCACAAATGTAAAAATAGTGTCGATACCACTTTGTATACATATCGGCGATGTAATTGCGCTGAAATTCATCAGGAGCGGGTGGAGGTTGAATGTGCTTTGGTTTCAGAACCTTTTCCACAAATTCATCCGCCTTTTGCTTGACAATTTCTTTTGTCTTCGTTGGCACTTTTGGTGCCGGTGGTTTAGATGGACTATAGACCCACATTCCCTGACTTTTAGCCATAATGCCTGCTTTATGTTATGAAAAGAAAAGGCCTAACGACAAGACAAGCGGCTCTGTCCGCTTCATCCTCTCATATATTCCCTGATGTCAGAACCTGCTACTGAAAACTAACGTGTGGCTTGACTCCCAAAACAGCTCTGACACGGCGCAGAAAGGCCAGACTGACGTTTCTGTACGTGCCTGATTCCAGGCGGGAAATCGCAGCCTGTGACGTATGTGCCTGACGCGCAAGCTCTTTTTGAGTCATACCGGCAGTTAAGAGGAGAGGAACAATTTTTTTCATTTTTTTGGTTATCTTTTTAACGGGTACACTGCATTTTTTTGCAGAGGTGTAATCTGCACATTAAAGAAACCAACCCACCTAAATAACATGAATTCGACATCCAGGCAGATTACTTTATAATCCTGAAACTGTAACTATCAATGCAATTAACAATTACATTACCTGATATTCTGCCGGATCAACTATCACCGGTTATTAATAAATTGAAAGCTCTCTTTACCAAGGAAGGTATTGCTGTAGAAATAAAGCCAGAGGCGCTGTCATATGATTCCTGGGATAACCTCAATATTGATAAAATTGCAGTTGATACCGGCAGGGACGATTTTGCCGAAAATCACGATCATTACCTCTATGGAATTGCGAAGCGATGACGGAGCATATTTTCGTTGATACATCAGCATTGATTGCCCTGGGTAATAAACGAGATGCTTTTCATTTTCAGGCCATTGGCATCAATGATAAATTGAGCAGGTCAAACATTACATTTGTAACAACAAGTGCAATTTTGCTTGAATTTGGAAATGCTTTCAGTACGGTTACTCTGAAACCTTTTGCAATCAAGTTGATTGATGCAATAAGACAATCAAAAAAATGGACAAGCATCCTTGTTGATGAAAATATTATCAGCAGAAGTTTTGAACTGTATAGACAAATGATGGATAAAGAATGGGGTTTGGTTGATTGTGCAAGTATTCATGTGGCGAAGAATATGGGAATAAAGGATATTTTCAGTACTGATCATCATTTTGAACAGGCAGGGTTCCAGATTTTGTTAAAACGGCCTGCATAGCGACCATACTACTAAAAAAATTTCAGAATACGGAACAGCGTCAACGAGCCTCCATTTTTTCACCTGCCTCTCAGCGACTCACAAGCGTAAAGCGCAGTACAGGTCGTCATGCTCAAAAGCACTCTCCATCCGTTTTATTTCTGCCGGTCGTGCACCAACAGTTTTTGCCCCCTCGCCCCAGGTCTGCGTAACATGGGCAACCTCAAAATCATTCGATCAGCATCAGCCTTCTGCAATCCAAAATAATGGGCGACATCACGAACCAGTCCGGAACTCTTCAAAGCAACAAGGAACCCAAGGGGATGCTCACAACGATGTAAACTTATAGCTCAAGGCGCTTCACAATCCCGTTCACCGCTGCAGTCAAGATCCCGAGCTGACGCGCCGCTCCGGCATAGGTCATCCGAACTCCAGCACATATTTCAAAGTTAGCATTTTCCGTAGCTCCGAACAATCCCGCTTTCGGCTTCCCCCTCTATTGCTTGAACGTTTTGAGCTGTACAGAACGGATAACAGAATAGGGTTTGATTTGGTTTGCACCTTCAAACGATGAGCAATGGGTGTTTTTTTACGCTAACCCTGGGTGATTCTTATTTTCCGATCACACCAGTGTTCCGTTAATGAACTTGTGAATAATACTTGCTACATAAGTCTGGTACGGCAAGCCTTCTTTGATGCCCTTTCTTTGTAACTCAGTGAGCTCTCTTTCAGAAATCCGAATATTCAGCCTCTTATCCTTTTTCAAAGAATTACCAGCGTACTCTGCCAACTCATTTCTTCTTTTTGAAGTGGTAAACTATTACGGAAAGCTGTAAACTACCTTTTTTGAATTCACCGGGTCAAGTGCCCCCTCATCCAACTCAGCACACGCTTAAAAGCAGAAAATTGCATGACCTTGTTCAACAAAGTCTTCGGAAAAAAATCATCCTCAGAGCCACTTGTCAAGATAGGCTCTCAATATGGTGGTGGCATTGTCTTTTATGTTGATCATACCGGACGGCATGGTTTGATTGCCGCCAAATCGGACATGGAGGGCTCCTCTCCGGGCATAGCCGCCATGAAAGGGTTGTCTGAAGGTTTGTTTAACTGGCCTGATGCCATTGCGGCGTGCAGAAATTCTGAAAATGGCGGTTTCCGCGACTGGTTTTTGCCTGACAAGGAACAGTTAAACCACCTTTTTATGCATAAACGGGAAGTCGGCGGTTTTGTGCATGATTCAGCCAACTACTGGAGCTCCTCGGAAAATCCTGATGGAGGGGGCTGGATAAAAGCCGGAATCTGGATAAAGGATTTCAACTCTTTCGGCTGCCAGAGCGCCGAACCCAAAGAGGCCTACAACCGTGTGCGCACCATCCGGGCATTTTGACAGCAACATGCAGAGTTCAGTGAAATTTTGTTTTTGTGGGGTAACAACAACTTGTCGAACAACCGAAATCGTACTCTTATGAAACGCAAGATTCATCTCTCCTATCTCCACGTTGCGTTATTGCTTTCACTCTGGCTGCCAATGTATGGTTGCAGTACGCCTCATGCAGCAACTGAAGACACATCGCAGCAACCAACTGCCGGCATAAGCGGAATGGCGCAGATTGACGGCAACTCCTGGCTCGTCGTTCACGATGCGTTATCGTTTGAAAACGGCCCAAGAATGTCAATCATAACGCTATCGGCATATGCGGCACCGGCTCTCCATCCTGTCACGGTTGACTCCTGGCCGGACGCCGACGGGCGGGCGAGCGATCTTGAGTCACTGTGCCCGCTTCCCTCTCATCCGAACGAATATCTCATGGCTGAATCAGGAACATGGAAGGAAAAAGGCGGACGATTATTTCATCTTCGCCTCAACGCTTCAACAAAACAGGCTGTAATTCTTGGCGTCATGAAACTGCCGGTACTGGCGGATAACAACCCTCAACAGGTTGGCGATCAGTATGAGGCTCTTGCATGCGTACGAGGAGCAGACGGCAGATTGTTGCTCCTGCTTGGCGAAAGAGGGGGATCACAACGATTTCCGGAGGGGGTTATTCGATGGGGCGTTCTTGATATCGAGCGCCATGAGCTTCAGTTCACCGAAAAGGGGCTTGAAGGAGTGAAGGTCAATGCTCCCGGCAAATGGAAAAACGAGCTGACAAACCGGGATATCAGCGATATGTACATCTCTCCCGAAGGTGAAATCTGGGTATCTGCCGCAGAAGACAACGGAGATAACGGAGCGTTCAATTCAGTGATCTACTCTCCGGGCAGAATTTCCGGTAATTTCAGTTTACCTGTTCTTGCCAATCGGCATTCCGGGGTCTGGCGGACTATCGGCTCTCTCAAGATTGAGGCATTAAGCGGAGCTGCCGAATCTGTCGCAGGAAGCCGTATGAGCATCGGCAGCGACGACGAAAATTATGGCGGCATCTGGAGGCCTGTGGAATAATCCGCCTGAAACAGCCTGAATTTCGACGATACGAAAAAGCCTCTCCCTGGCGTGCAATGTCAACATCAGGGTAAAGCAGGGCGGACATCTGAAGGATGAAATCCGTACCGCATTGAAATTTCGTCAGTTGCTCGAACAGTGAATCAATGGAATGCAACAGCTGTTGATCATCTGACATACCCGCCGAAGCTATTTTTTGCATTATACTCGCCTTTTATCCATTCACCATTTTTCATCTTCTCGATACGAACATCCCTGAATCTTACGGATTCCGGATCCTTTGCGATATTTATTACCGCTGTTTTTGCCTCGATAATCGCTTTAGGCTCAACAGCGCCATGCAGGAATAACGGATACATCATCATTATCATTAAAATGATAAAAGATCTTATTTTCATACATGTATGTAGTTTTTTTATAAACATTTCACATCCTGCGTCACGACAGCGCCATTTCTATTTTATCTACTCAACCATTTTCCAATACCGCTCCAATCTCCTGTAATCGCGCCATACAATAAAGCCAAAGCCAGAATCACCAGAATACAGCCGGTTACAACTGAATCATGAGACGAACGCTCCTCTGGTGTCATGGCCGAGTAGTTTCTCTCAAATTCTCTTCTTCTCGCTTGACGCGTTGGAACTCCAACATGAAGATGACAGTAGCCATTTGCTGTCGCTTGATTACGGCATGGCTTGCCTGACTTTGTGAATCCCTGACACTGCATCTATGAAGTCAAAATTTCTTTTATTCTTGAAAAGAATCAACTAGCTAACAAGTCCAGAGCATCACGATTCTGCATCTTGAAGATATTGTTAATATATATTATAAGTTACCAAAAGAAGTACCATTAACTCTATAAACCAACGCCGCAGCCTACCACACCTTGCCATGTCGGTATGGGTGATGTTGCTTTCCCTCTCATCCTACGAGGTCAGCCTGAAAATTGTGGTGATTTCGGAGCTCAATAGGACTCCTGTGTTTTCCCCTGTCAACGCTTCCCCATTCCATTGCTGGCTATCGAGGCATGACTCGGGGTCATGATGGTTGGCTATACCTTTCATGTGAGTAACTTGCATACTCCACTTTCTACCGGTTTTTATCGGCGCTTACTGGATGTCCCCAAGTATTCCATTCTACAGAACACCCAGTGTAGGGTAACAAAACATACGACCTTCGAAATGATGTCCTTCATCATTATTCACTATTTTTCCTGTTTTTTCCCAAGTAAAATAGTCGATTTCATTCCCTTCATCGTCTGATGTTTTAGTAATTATGCACCTCCGATCACGCGGGTTTTCTACAAACGCAATGTGATCAACCCTTACAATCTCTCTATCGGCGCGCTGGCATAGTCTACCCATATAAACTTCATTTTCTACATGATCACACTCAGAAAATAGGGCATTACATATGGAACATTTGCCTATGGTTTCAACAAAGCTAGGGGTGTTATATTTTTTCCATCCTGGAAAAAGGGGATTTTTCGGGCGCATTTTAGACGGGCCTCGAGATTTCGAACCCCTTCATAATCACTGACTTTTAAAGCGATAGACGTATATTCCTGTGCATCCAACAAATGGGTCCATGAATTTTCAAAATCATTCTTCTTTAGATCTATCCACATAAAGAGAGATGATTTTAGAGCGTTGATCATGCATTGCATGTGGAAAAACTGATTGGCCGCATACTCGTTGTTTTTTTCAATTACTTGAAGCTTATATTGCTTAATAATCCCAAGATATTTTTCACACTC
The DNA window shown above is from Pelodictyon phaeoclathratiforme BU-1 and carries:
- a CDS encoding DUF3024 domain-containing protein, which encodes MAKSQGMWVYSPSKPPAPKVPTKTKEIVKQKADEFVEKVLKPKHIQPPPAPDEFQRNYIADMYTKWYRHYFYICAKYNVPGPNAQIPFFEAKLVRLEYIRDNQFNMAFMRYTGDWVELYQDLSLEQCLAAVQNDPFFDL
- a CDS encoding helix-turn-helix domain-containing protein, with the translated sequence MKKIVPLLLTAGMTQKELARQAHTSQAAISRLESGTYRNVSLAFLRRVRAVLGVKPHVSFQ
- a CDS encoding type II toxin-antitoxin system VapC family toxin translates to MTEHIFVDTSALIALGNKRDAFHFQAIGINDKLSRSNITFVTTSAILLEFGNAFSTVTLKPFAIKLIDAIRQSKKWTSILVDENIISRSFELYRQMMDKEWGLVDCASIHVAKNMGIKDIFSTDHHFEQAGFQILLKRPA
- a CDS encoding DUF1566 domain-containing protein, with translation MTLFNKVFGKKSSSEPLVKIGSQYGGGIVFYVDHTGRHGLIAAKSDMEGSSPGIAAMKGLSEGLFNWPDAIAACRNSENGGFRDWFLPDKEQLNHLFMHKREVGGFVHDSANYWSSSENPDGGGWIKAGIWIKDFNSFGCQSAEPKEAYNRVRTIRAF
- a CDS encoding DUF5763 domain-containing protein — translated: MQCQGFTKSGKPCRNQATANGYCHLHVGVPTRQARRREFERNYSAMTPEERSSHDSVVTGCILVILALALLYGAITGDWSGIGKWLSR